Part of the Penicillium digitatum chromosome 4, complete sequence genome is shown below.
ACCAGTCTTTTGTTGTGATAAAGACTAAGTCACCAACTCCAAAATCCTCTTCTCGACGATGCTTATTTGCTTGACGAATCTGCAATTGCTGCGACTTCGCGATTTGCTCCTTTGTCTGAGTCCAGATGTCCTGTAACTCGGAGAGCATTTGCACCGCATCTTGCTCGTTTGGAGTCAGTGTCTCTTGGTCTTTCCAGTCAGACGTCATCGAAGGTTCGTATCCCCTTTCTACAAAGAAAGGTGATTTCTTCGTTGTGTCCTGGGGGAGAATCGAGGCTGCGAAATCAACCATCGGTAGGATTTCCGACCAGTTATCCTGGTTCTGTTCAACGTACGGCCGTAACCTCTGGGCCATATACTGATTTGCGATCTCACTCTGTCCATCCGTCTGAGGGTGATGTGCAGTTGATAGTTTCCTTTTGATTCCAAGGATCCTACAGAATTCGTTCCAGAATTCGGAGATAAACTGACCTCCACGATCGGAGACAACTGTTTCTGGAATCCCTGTGATTCGAATGACATGATCAATAAACAGTCGGGCCATCTGTTTGGCGTTCGTATCTTTGTGACAAGGGATGGATATTGGTCTTTTGCTCAGTCGGTCAACCACAACAAGGACAGCATCATAGCCATGACGATCCTTCGGAAATGATCGGAAATCCATCGAGATAGGCTGCCAGGTTCTTTCAGGAACTGGTAGAGGCCGTAATAATCCCGGTGTTCGATCTCGCCAAGTTTTCGTGCGTTTGCAGATCAGACAGTTATCAACATCAACGTATCGCTTTACGTCTGTTACCCATCCAAACCAGTGATATCTTGTAGATACCAGTTTCTTCAGTTTCTCGATACCAGGATGTGCGGTCAGCGGCTGACGGTGTATCTCATCAGGTAGTCGGGCACAAAGGTCTCCTTCATTAGGAACCTCAAGTCGTCCTTCGTAAAGAAGCAATCCATCTAATAATGTCCATCGGGAATTGCCTCTATCCTGCGCCATCTGACGGAATTCGTCTAAATCTGAGCTCTGGCGGTTGGCTTCCTTTATCCGTTCAACGATCCCAATCGTCTCTGTTTCTTCTGAGTGAACAGGAGCCAGATGAGTTGGGTAGACTCCCTCTTCAAGACAGTCTTTCGGAAGCATCACAAACTGTCGTCCATTGTCTacacaaggagattcttttcgTGATAGGACATCAGCAATAATATTCTTCTTCCCGGGACGGTATTTGATCACGAAACGGAACTGAGATAGGAACTCATTCCATCTCGCCTGTCGTTGGTTCATTTGTCGGGTTGTCATGAAGTACTCAAGTGACTGATGGTCAGTGAATATCTCTAAACGATCCTCCTGGGATAGGACTTCAAGTTCAGGTCTCCATTCCTGTAAAGCACGAACAATTGCAAGAAGCTCTTTGTCGCGAACTTCATAATTTACCTCTGCGGGTTGCATTGTTTTCGAATAGAAGGCCACCGGGTGCCAGAAATCTTCCTGTTCATAGTACTGGGAGAGCACCGCTCCTAGAACTCCATCAGATACGTCTGTCTCAACTCGGGTTTGTCGAACTGGATCGTAGTGCCGGAGGATCGGTGCACTAActagcttcttcttcagagTTTGGAATGCCTTTTCACAATTCTCTGACCACTCGAACGGAATATCTTGTCTTGTTAGTCGATGCAATGGTTTCGAAATAGCACTATATCCCTGACTAAATCGTCGGTAGAAGTTGCAGAATCCTAAGAATGACTGTATTCCTTTCACTGTGGTCGGTATCGTCCATGATTGGACCACACGAATCTTCTCTGGATCCACCGCTATACCATCGGTGCTCACAATGAATCCAAGGAACCTGGTCTTCTTCACTGAAAATTCGGATTTTGATAGGGCCACTTGTAACCCTGCTTTCTGTAGACGACGGAGTACTTCTCTGACCTGTCGCTGGTGATCTTCGACGTTCTCACTGTAGATCAAGATGTCATCCACGAAGGCGACTGCGTACTCGTCTAAGCATTCTCGAAGAACATCATTCATGAATCTCTGGAAGGTCGCCGGTCCGTTCGTCAAACCAAATGGTGTCACCTTGTACTTAAAGGATCCACATCTCGTACGAAATGTAGTAAGGTCCTCCGCTCCTGGTGTCAAACGAATCCGGTGGAAGCCTTGCTGGATATCAAGCTTCGTATAGATCTTCGCCTTGCTTGTTCGTTGTAATACCTTGTCAATCAACGGCAGGGGGTAACAGTCTTTCTTggtgattgcgttcagtctCCGGAAGTCAACACAGAATCGAAGTCCTCCACTAGGTTTTTTTCGCCATCAGAATCGGGGATGCGTATGGAGCTGAGCTTGGAACAATGAATCCTTTTTCAAGATTGTCAAGAATGTATTTCTTTGCTGCTTTCATTTCTTAAATGGCGTCTACACATAAAACGAACTTGGAGGCTCCCGAACAGACTTTTCTCCCTGGGAACAGCAATACGGTTGCTCTCGAATGCGTGGAAGAGTAAGTACCAAACTTCCCACATGACATGATTATGTATTTCCCCGCTAACAGCCAATAGACTACATACCCGCATGAAGTCAGTTAGAGTCAACCCTTGGATAAGAAATCAAGCGCTAATCCCTTGAATAGGTTCGTTGAGAGGTCATCGATCGACCAAAGCGCCCGGCATAAAACCGTGCGTAAGGAATTGGATGAGATCTTTGCTAGATCGGTGGTCGTGGAGACTGAGATTCAGAGAATGGTAAAGCAGGGCCACAACAAAGCTGCAGAGGGCCAGAAAACCAGCTGGTCTCTACGCCGGGGCAACAATGACTGAAACTCAATGTACTTACTTAGATTCGACCGGATAGACTAAAGAAAGACAACAATCCGTGTTTGCCCTAAGAGATATATTCGATTGATTTGTGTGATGAAGACCACAGAGATACCGCCCCCGACGCTTGCTGCTAGTGGTACAATGTCCGAAACGAGTGGATTCGTGAGTAGCCACCAATTGGAACAGTTTGCCGCGTGGGTACATAGAGGAGATAGGAATGCTGTGCGCAGGAAAGTTGTGCCGAGGATTACATAGGAAGTACCTGCCAAGAGTTTATATAAAATGCGCTCTTCCGCTGAAGCATGCAGAGTCCCAGATTCAAGTCTCATAGCATTGGGGATGCACTCGGATAGTCCTCCTCGCTAGATTATCAAGACTAAAAGACCAATCGTTGTCAAAGGGTTGAACCTAGGTTACGTCACGCTCACTCGGTGACTTCTATTTACCATTGTCATAGTTCGTGCAAATGCTGTTACATGTTGTTTCATAAAGAAATGAGAGACTGAAATCAACACTTGATATCAAAATTCTTACAGGCTACACGTACTTCATGGATGTGGCTGTACCATTCTTCAAGCCGTGTATATTACACTCTCAGCTTATACCGCTTTATACTCATTCCTGGCGGCCCGTAACCATAATAGTATATATGCAAAGCTCTCGGCAGCACACGAATTCAGGGGCTGAGTCACGAGTCCTTCAGCCATATTCAAATCTCGCCTTCCACTGAAAGGATATCAATGGCAGATGTTTCGCTGCCCTCGATGTCGTCAAATTTAATCTCCATTCCCTCCGTTTGCAATGAGTTCAGTGTTTGCATTACCCCAGCAATACCCGCTCTTGTCTCTACGAGTTCATCACGTAGTTTCTTATTTTCCACCCCAAGAACTCGCATCTTGTGGCGAAGTTGGTCGACCGTGACGTGGAGCATATGACCTTCGCGGAGAGATTCATCCAGTTGGCCACGAGCATGGTCCAACTGGGTTTCTATGTGGCTGTTGGTCGCCTGAAGCTTGCAAATCTCTGCCGTAAAAAAACCATTCGTTCGACCCCCGACACTCTCCTCCTTTACGCTCCGTCAGCAATGCGATTTCAACAAGGATGTCTAACAACGTGCTCACCTCTAGAAGATCTCTCATAATCGACTGCGAGGTTCTCAAGGTTTTTGTGGAAACAGCCTCGAATGTATGTCCGATTCCTTCGCGAATCAACTGGTATAGATGTATATTGCAGCTACTCAAGCTAGATTTGAATAAATCGGCGTTTGTGCTCGTGACGGACCAAGCGTAACCATCTTCCGGCCGTGGTTGGAGACGAACTTTTTCAGGAGCGACCACGATGCGAAGTCGGTCATCTAGGAGTCTTGGCTGGGCACATCAACGGAAAAAGATCACAAATACATAAATGGGCCGCCAGGGTTTCTCGTTACTAGGCTTACGCATTGTAGGTACCTTTGACAGCCAAGGAATTTAGGAAACGACTACTGGGACATCTAAAACATGATTAAGAATTGACCAGACCAGCTCAGTCAGGATCGATGATTCATTCtttctacaacatacggtCAAAGTTGTAGCCATGGGAAGGGGGCCCCACTTGAGTATCCATTCCTATTGGATGAGACAAATTTGGACTAGTTGGAAACCAGTTGAAGACCTAGGCCACATGAACGATGAGAAGATATGTACAAGCCGCAACCCTCGATTTCACCGGAAGAATGCGATCAATCATAAAGTGTTGGTATTGTGAGACAGTAGCGACCGGTATCACCTTCCATGCCGGGAACAAACAGATCAGCTTTCAAAAACTAATCACATGATAAGCTAGTCCAGACATGAATAGCGCGTAAATTATTCGTCTTGTAGATCATTGTACATAACAAATTTCCTGTTCTTGAATCCTTGTAAACGTCTTTTTAAAAACTTGGAACGGGTTTAAATCATCTTGACCATGAATGAAACGGAGGATGTAAGAAAACATACTGAAATCCGAACTGCGTTCGAGTCTGGAGTCCGGTATCCGATCACGTGATCAAGTCTCCAAATCCGCCAAGCCCCCAGCCTCCCCTTCCTCGTTCTCTCTGGGCGTTTCCTCTTCACCTTCTTCCTCTAACACCATCATCCTGTAAATGAAGTATTGCTTTTTGCCGTTCGCGTCGCCAGTCCTGCCATCATCTGACTCTCTGATTTCACCTTGTTGACTTCGGAGAGGGCATGTACTCGTTGCAAGGCCGCAAAAACTTTACCACTTTACTCTCATCTTGCTAGCATTATTCATCCAACATTTTACGCGAGTCAGGGCTGCTCAACTCTATTTTAAAGCCAGGGTGGGAGGGTTACTCAATTCATTGAGGGTTCTGCTTTCTAATCCAGCGAATGTTGCAACAACACAATGACCACCACATCACAAAACCCGCACTGCGTCATGAAGAATAAGGCAGTCCTTGTTTCTATACCCGATTCCGAATTTTCTTGTCGTACTCGCCTTTTTATTGCCCATGATAGAACTGCCAACGAAGGATCCATCTCGATTCGGTTTACGGCACAGCTTGCTAACCTGAGAGGCAGATCACAGGTGCTGACGTTGATTATCCCTCCAGAAATAGTCGGAAATTGTGAATTAGTCTGGGCAAGTGACGACGACCTCTGTCCATACCGTTTGCTTACCAAGCTCCCGGCGCCTGAGACCGAACCTTCAGCCGTCTCAACACTGCGTCTGATACTCAATAATACTGGTATTGTTCTTTGTCCGTCCGGAGTGGAGACTCTAAGCCCAGCCGATCCTACAGACTTGAATTTTGCTGCATTTGCGAAAATCTGTCAATCCAAATCTCTACTTCTACACATTTCCCAACGACAATTTGGGGACGAAGAACGTGGTCAGCTAAAAGCTTTCTTGGGTGCCCTACGAAAAAGCAATCTGCGGGAAAAGCTTTTCGGCACTAAACGTCAACGCATGGTCCGGACAACTTGGCGTGTTTTTAGTCCGCCCGACCCACCCTCATATTGTGACACACTCGTGTCCAAGCAGCAGGTGGATCCACCCCGATATGAGCAATCCGTGCCTAAACAGATGATTGGAAAACGAGGCAGAGGTATGTTCTTACCGCCTTATTAAGTTACACAGTGGCTCATGAATAGTATTCAGACCCATGGTCACCTGAtgaaagacaaagaaaacTACTCCTTACATCCCCTCCGCCAGGCTCTCCCTCTCCCACTCCCACAGAAGTCAATACACCGAGTGTTCTCTCCCTGTCACCGGCCTCAATACGCCCAACCAACTTTACGCATGCGTCCTCTCCCGACGACTTAGATCACAACGGAATTACGCGTATTGCATTTGAGCTTCGCGGGTTTTCCGATGACCAGATCCGCGAACTCATTATCAGGTCAGGACGGCAACATCTACTGGCCATGCCAGAACACACTGACCTACCATCCGAGTTTGAGAAAGTCGGATTTGCCAATGTCGAGATAATCAAACAACACGTCGATAAGATGATTGAACGCCGCCTCAAATTACATGTTATCGACATCGACAAGATTGTCGATCGTGCCTTGAGCGACTTTAGTCATCACGAAGTCGATATTCTTGAACAGGTCCAGGCTGGTAACTCCGAGGTAAACAATACGGCTAGTGAATGTATGGAGGAAATGGACAAACAAGCGCAAAAGCACGTGAGAGATATGAAAGAACAAGCGCAACAGCATGAGCTTGATATGGAAGAAAAAGTGGAACAGCGTTTGTGTGATATAGAAATAGCAGAACAGCGCTTGAGTGATATGGAAAAAATGGCGGAACAGCGCTTGCGTGATATCGAGAAGCAGGGATTTGAGCTTGAGAACGAATTCGGAAAGCTCAAGCGCTGGCTCAATATTCCTGCCCAGTCCCTACTTGATGGCCAGCGGGGCACTGAGGCTAGACGCATTTCCATTTAGATTTAGTATTATATCTCCTAGGATTGTCGTCGTGCACTGAAGTTCTTAATTAGTTCCCTAGAAAGGCAGGTGCCAAACGAACTCCTAGGCGAGCAGGCCACCCCAGAATTATAATTGTAAACAAAGCTTTCTTTATACTCGACGTTCCGAGTCTGAACACGAGCTTTGCCCTAACAAGCCAAGATTTTCCGCTCATTCGCTTCAGCATGGAGGAAACTGAATGATTGGTGGAACTACTGGATTCACCCGCGTGTATCTTAAAGATTGTCGGATCCACTGCGGAGTATATCCAGATAAAGCCGTTGGAGTACTCGAAAGAAGCGGCACTCGCGCTCCATTTCGAAATCAGTGTGTTGAATAATGGCCCGAAGATTGTGACTGGAAGGCCAACACAGACAGATGCTCTTTCATCGAAGCTCTCTGGACGCATAGC
Proteins encoded:
- a CDS encoding Intermediate filament protein, with translation MTTTSQNPHCVMKNKAVLVSIPDSEFSCRTRLFIAHDRTANEGSISIRFTAQLANLRGRSQVLTLIIPPEIVGNCELVWASDDDLCPYRLLTKLPAPETEPSAVSTLRLILNNTDLNFAAFAKICQSKSLLLHISQRQFGDEERGQLKAFLGALRKSNLREKLFGTKRQRMVRTTWRVFSPPDPPSYCDTLVSKQQVDPPRYEQSVPKQMIGKRGRDPWSPDERQRKLLLTSPPPGSPSPTPTEVNTPSVLSLSPASIRPTNFTHASSPDDLDHNGITRIAFELRGFSDDQIRELIIRSGRQHLLAMPEHTDLPSEFEKVGFANVEIIKQHVDKMIERRLKLHVIDIDKIVDRALSDFSHHEVDILEQVQAGNSEVNNTASECMEEMDKQAQKHVRDMKEQAQQHELDMEEKVEQRLCDIEIAEQRLSDMEKMAEQRLRDIEKQGFELENEFGKLKRWLNIPAQSLLDGQRGTEARRISI